A region from the Salinivibrio kushneri genome encodes:
- a CDS encoding glutathione S-transferase family protein encodes MIEFYSAATPNGQKVAIALEEMGLDYQLHSVDLMANEQKQPDFLAINPNGRIPAIVDRANGDFPVFESGAILLYLAEKTGQFLPSDPKARSQTIQWLMFQMGGVGPMMGQANVFYRYFPETIPAAIERYQKEGRRLLEVVDKQLQQHPYLAGDSYTIADMATWPWARIHEWSGVNVSGLDALQAWLDKLAARPACQKALLTPAPDEATDDERAEQVRGMVTR; translated from the coding sequence ATGATTGAATTTTATTCTGCCGCGACACCTAACGGGCAAAAAGTGGCGATTGCGCTAGAAGAAATGGGGCTGGATTATCAACTCCACAGCGTTGATCTCATGGCCAATGAGCAAAAACAGCCCGATTTTTTAGCCATCAACCCCAACGGTCGTATTCCCGCGATTGTCGATAGAGCCAATGGCGACTTTCCTGTCTTTGAGTCAGGGGCAATTTTACTTTATCTCGCCGAAAAAACGGGACAATTCTTACCCAGCGATCCCAAGGCGCGCTCACAGACGATTCAGTGGCTGATGTTCCAAATGGGAGGCGTGGGGCCAATGATGGGGCAAGCCAATGTCTTCTATCGCTATTTCCCAGAGACGATCCCCGCCGCGATTGAACGCTATCAAAAAGAAGGCCGCCGCCTCCTTGAAGTGGTCGATAAGCAACTGCAACAGCACCCTTACTTGGCAGGAGATAGCTATACCATTGCTGATATGGCCACGTGGCCGTGGGCGAGGATCCATGAATGGAGCGGTGTCAATGTTAGCGGATTAGACGCGCTACAAGCGTGGCTAGACAAACTCGCCGCGCGTCCTGCTTGTCAAAAAGCATTACTGACTCCCGCGCCTGATGAGGCAACAGACGATGAACGGGCCGAGCAGGTACGTGGCATGGTGACGCGATAG
- a CDS encoding DUF1289 domain-containing protein, translating into MLTPCIGHCRREEDICLGCKRTLDEIVRWGKMTDTERETIMLELENRPDPCPTDPPRRSRNPFKRRTG; encoded by the coding sequence GTGTTAACACCTTGCATTGGTCACTGTCGGCGTGAAGAAGACATTTGCCTCGGTTGCAAACGCACGCTTGACGAAATTGTCCGCTGGGGAAAAATGACGGACACTGAGCGCGAAACCATTATGTTAGAGCTGGAAAATCGACCAGACCCTTGCCCTACTGACCCGCCTCGCCGCTCACGAAACCCGTTCAAGCGCCGTACTGGCTGA
- a CDS encoding DEAD/DEAH box helicase, with the protein MQESVTKFRQLDLADTLLSALDSMGFETPTPIQAASIPVLLEGRDALGKAQTGTGKTAAFSLPLLNKVDLSQRKPQAIVMAPTRELAIQVAAEMKTLAQNIKGLKVLEIYGGASIVDQMKALKSGAHIVVGTPGRVKDLINRDRLKLDEVHTFILDEADEMLKMGFVDDVTWIMEQAPESAQRILFSATMPPIVKQIVDRFLREPARIDVAGSNRTVEKVEQQFWVVKGVEKDEAMSRLLETQDTDASIVFVRTRQDTERLADWLSARGFKSAALHGDIPQSLRERTVDHLKRGVIDILVATDVVARGLDVPRITHVFNYDIPFDAESYIHRIGRTGRAGRAGKAILLVRPNQMRMLRTVERVTQTKMEEIQLPNRDKVAEARVAQLAGELAEKKDGDAMAPFVELIEQLQNDIDVDATTLAAMLLQRQQGKRPLFYKGPDPMIAAMEREKQRRERRRDDRQNGTDRRDTNPADWDTYQLDVGREQGVQVKDIVGAIANELGLNKQNIGAIKLAPAHTFVQLPKTMPKDVFAQLQKLRIRQKETNAQRVEGQIMRERRGGDRNGGGRGRNERGRGERRFNRARGERRQAQ; encoded by the coding sequence ATGCAAGAATCTGTAACCAAATTTCGCCAGTTAGATCTGGCCGACACCCTTTTGTCTGCGCTTGACTCAATGGGCTTTGAAACCCCCACACCTATCCAAGCCGCTTCTATCCCTGTACTCCTCGAAGGCCGTGATGCGCTCGGTAAAGCACAAACCGGTACGGGTAAAACCGCTGCATTCTCGCTGCCGCTGTTGAACAAAGTCGACTTAAGCCAGCGTAAGCCACAAGCTATCGTTATGGCACCAACGCGTGAGCTTGCCATCCAAGTCGCGGCGGAAATGAAGACGCTGGCACAAAACATCAAAGGCTTAAAAGTCCTTGAGATTTACGGCGGTGCGTCGATTGTTGACCAAATGAAAGCGCTGAAAAGCGGCGCGCACATCGTGGTCGGTACGCCAGGACGTGTGAAAGACTTGATCAACCGCGATCGCTTGAAACTCGACGAAGTGCATACCTTTATCCTCGACGAAGCGGATGAAATGCTCAAGATGGGCTTTGTGGACGATGTTACCTGGATCATGGAGCAAGCGCCTGAGAGTGCACAGCGCATCCTGTTCTCGGCAACCATGCCGCCTATCGTGAAACAAATCGTTGATCGCTTCTTGCGTGAGCCGGCGCGTATCGACGTCGCGGGTAGCAACCGTACGGTTGAGAAGGTTGAGCAGCAGTTCTGGGTGGTTAAAGGTGTTGAAAAAGACGAAGCGATGAGCCGTCTGCTAGAAACGCAAGACACTGATGCGTCTATCGTCTTTGTGCGCACCCGCCAAGACACCGAGCGTCTTGCCGACTGGTTGTCAGCGCGTGGTTTTAAATCGGCGGCACTGCACGGGGATATCCCACAGTCACTGCGTGAGCGCACGGTTGATCACTTAAAGCGTGGCGTGATTGATATTTTGGTCGCGACTGACGTCGTGGCACGTGGCCTTGATGTACCGCGCATCACTCACGTATTTAACTATGATATTCCGTTTGATGCGGAGTCTTACATTCACCGTATTGGTCGTACTGGCCGTGCTGGCCGCGCGGGTAAAGCGATTCTGTTGGTGCGTCCGAACCAAATGCGCATGCTGCGCACGGTTGAGCGTGTCACGCAGACCAAGATGGAAGAAATTCAGCTGCCAAACCGCGATAAAGTGGCGGAAGCACGTGTCGCTCAACTAGCCGGCGAGTTAGCTGAAAAGAAAGATGGCGATGCCATGGCACCTTTCGTTGAGCTGATTGAGCAACTGCAAAACGATATCGACGTGGATGCAACCACTTTGGCAGCGATGTTGCTACAACGCCAGCAAGGCAAGCGTCCATTGTTCTACAAGGGCCCAGACCCGATGATTGCGGCGATGGAGCGTGAGAAACAACGCCGCGAACGTCGTCGTGACGATCGTCAAAATGGCACTGACCGTCGTGACACCAACCCAGCTGATTGGGATACGTACCAATTGGACGTGGGTCGTGAGCAAGGTGTTCAGGTTAAAGATATCGTGGGCGCGATTGCTAATGAGCTTGGATTAAACAAGCAAAACATTGGCGCAATCAAGCTGGCCCCGGCACATACGTTTGTACAGCTGCCGAAAACCATGCCGAAAGACGTGTTTGCACAGTTGCAAAAACTGCGCATTCGCCAAAAAGAAACCAACGCACAGCGTGTTGAAGGTCAGATCATGCGCGAGCGTCGTGGTGGTGACCGCAATGGTGGCGGTCGTGGCCGTAATGAGCGTGGCCGTGGCGAACGTCGTTTCAACCGTGCGCGCGGCGAACGTCGTCAAGCACAGTAA
- a CDS encoding pyridoxal phosphate-dependent decarboxylase family protein codes for MSRSFPTHALTTTFAQQYQTIRQHFFDRDPDRWPVYRTPELAHWLENGMHPVVADTANPLSQQTHVPEQSDISATTLPHLARQAATYSKDWTSPRAVENVITAPCDPAIHGALLATMANPNLVYSEYAGMSVELEKTLVRQVANLIGYDPDQATGIVTQGGTFGNLYGYLMGLRKQFPLSGQRGLQGQDFRMINSLAGHYSNMTNLGLLGIDIPNQVLRIKVDANNRLDLDDFAYSLNHCLAEKIPVPTILLTFGTTDTFAIDDIERVYQITTQACQRFDTSVKPHIHVDAAVGWPLVMFNDYDFAANPIGINAATLNKLQALIPRIRGLRFADSITIDFQKWGFVPYTASLVMFKQHTDMEHLKQDPHYFSYFESSKTQQTHLQSTIECSRGAAGAYGSYCALNMLGKRGYQTMIAHSLQNAEYLKAHLDALPHCKVVAGDNLGPTVAFRLYQPSPTLDVNAMFQQEQTLHQVGARIDSITQHSLFHRQHFLARQGKKLQTNWVESIAHTEFDSNGQCLFIPGEKAVFLNPYTRYTHIDEFVASICTEYTEQLV; via the coding sequence ATGTCTCGTTCTTTTCCAACACACGCGTTAACCACGACGTTTGCCCAACAATACCAAACCATTCGCCAACACTTTTTCGACCGTGACCCTGATCGCTGGCCCGTCTATCGGACGCCAGAGCTGGCTCATTGGTTGGAGAACGGCATGCATCCTGTTGTGGCCGACACGGCGAATCCATTGAGCCAACAAACGCATGTTCCCGAACAAAGTGACATTAGCGCCACGACACTGCCTCATCTGGCACGGCAAGCCGCCACCTACTCCAAAGATTGGACATCACCTCGTGCGGTGGAAAACGTGATCACCGCCCCCTGCGATCCGGCGATACATGGGGCTCTCCTTGCTACCATGGCGAACCCCAATCTCGTGTATAGCGAATACGCGGGAATGTCTGTAGAGCTAGAAAAAACACTCGTGCGCCAAGTCGCTAATTTGATTGGCTATGATCCTGACCAAGCAACCGGAATTGTTACCCAAGGCGGGACGTTCGGCAATTTGTACGGTTACTTGATGGGACTGAGAAAGCAGTTCCCGCTATCAGGCCAGCGGGGGTTGCAAGGACAAGATTTTCGCATGATTAACTCACTCGCCGGCCACTATTCAAATATGACTAACCTCGGTTTACTGGGCATAGATATCCCCAACCAGGTATTGCGTATTAAAGTGGATGCCAACAACCGACTTGATCTGGACGATTTTGCCTACTCGCTCAACCATTGTTTAGCCGAGAAGATACCGGTGCCTACCATTTTGCTGACCTTTGGTACCACAGATACCTTCGCGATTGACGACATTGAGCGCGTGTATCAAATCACGACGCAAGCCTGTCAGCGCTTTGACACGTCCGTAAAACCACATATCCATGTTGATGCGGCAGTGGGCTGGCCATTAGTGATGTTCAATGATTATGATTTCGCCGCCAACCCCATCGGGATCAACGCTGCGACATTGAACAAACTTCAAGCATTAATACCACGCATCCGCGGGCTACGCTTTGCCGATTCCATCACTATCGACTTTCAAAAGTGGGGATTCGTGCCCTATACCGCCAGCCTGGTAATGTTCAAACAACACACAGACATGGAGCATCTCAAGCAAGATCCGCATTACTTTTCTTATTTTGAAAGCAGCAAAACACAACAAACCCATCTACAGTCGACAATAGAATGCTCGCGTGGCGCCGCAGGGGCTTATGGCAGTTATTGCGCCCTCAATATGCTGGGTAAACGCGGCTATCAAACCATGATTGCGCATAGCTTGCAAAATGCCGAGTATTTAAAAGCGCACCTAGACGCACTCCCCCATTGCAAGGTCGTCGCTGGTGACAACTTGGGGCCGACGGTCGCGTTTCGCCTCTATCAACCCTCCCCGACACTGGATGTGAATGCGATGTTCCAACAAGAACAAACCTTGCATCAGGTCGGGGCGCGCATTGACAGCATTACCCAACATAGCTTATTCCACCGTCAGCATTTTCTTGCCCGACAAGGCAAAAAGCTACAAACCAATTGGGTCGAGTCCATTGCACACACAGAATTTGACTCCAATGGCCAATGCCTGTTTATTCCCGGTGAGAAAGCCGTTTTTTTAAATCCGTACACGCGTTACACACATATTGATGAGTTTGTCGCTTCGATATGCACCGAATACACAGAACAGTTGGTCTAG
- a CDS encoding methyl-accepting chemotaxis protein: protein MTLGFKSRIIFGVGLLVTLSLVVLGSINAMSLRDKMVSALVTQTQNKLDHHVTALEQLVQSQLTAVEQGAGHFSRNLTEPENVAQVRMLADTAGIANVIMTYENGTSYMSNHNGNGVTTNEYNFRDRDWYRTVKSDQSIHLTDIYTDKVTGGKVISAVAPVFENGQFIGALLGDIPLEDVITQVSEMRFAGGAATLTDQNAVFFASDDPNDIGKTPSQISPNFSQMESMFRSSEQGHLTFPYLGIQFDGYFQRVNLTENRYWTLMVFVDQETALAGVRDAQFESIGTGVVLLIASLGAIYAIIQFSYRPLLKLKEAVLDLSRGEGDLTARLDVNGNDDLAQISDGFNRFVENLQGMILSVAESSQAISANISQLSQTTSENESVLDAHSSETEQVVTAITQMSESARNIAENVSQSNSITASASKEANQSLKVVDNAVVTVSALVDEVEEMSGRITSMNKDANRISDVLTVIGEISEQTNLLALNAAIEAARAGEQGRGFAVVADEVRALAARTQSSTTEISEMLTALLDGTSSVVEAMEKTKEQCQTTADKTSEVSNSLTIMSSSVTEIDDVSTQIATATEQQSSVAEELSKNMLSIRDMVNKLVDSGNQTTAATKSLTHSNEELDRMVHNFKLQ from the coding sequence ATGACCTTAGGGTTTAAATCTCGTATCATTTTTGGGGTGGGGCTGCTCGTCACCCTCTCTCTGGTGGTTCTCGGTTCGATCAATGCGATGTCATTACGTGACAAGATGGTCAGTGCCTTGGTCACCCAAACTCAAAATAAACTTGACCATCATGTTACCGCGTTAGAGCAGCTGGTGCAGTCTCAGCTCACTGCGGTAGAGCAAGGTGCCGGGCACTTCTCGAGAAATTTGACCGAGCCTGAGAATGTCGCACAAGTCCGTATGCTCGCGGACACCGCCGGCATCGCCAATGTGATCATGACCTACGAAAACGGTACGTCGTACATGTCTAATCACAATGGTAATGGTGTGACCACCAATGAATATAACTTCCGAGACCGAGACTGGTACCGTACGGTTAAATCCGATCAGTCCATTCACTTGACTGACATTTACACGGACAAGGTCACCGGTGGAAAAGTGATCAGCGCCGTGGCACCAGTGTTTGAAAACGGCCAGTTTATCGGCGCGCTGCTTGGTGATATTCCGTTAGAAGATGTCATCACACAAGTCAGTGAGATGCGCTTTGCCGGTGGGGCCGCGACATTGACGGATCAAAACGCGGTGTTTTTTGCCAGTGATGACCCCAATGATATCGGTAAAACCCCCTCTCAAATTAGTCCTAACTTTTCACAAATGGAGAGCATGTTCCGCAGTAGCGAGCAAGGTCACCTCACGTTCCCCTATTTAGGCATTCAATTTGATGGCTATTTCCAGCGAGTCAACCTAACCGAAAACAGGTATTGGACCCTGATGGTTTTTGTTGACCAAGAAACCGCCCTGGCGGGAGTTCGCGATGCCCAATTCGAATCGATTGGCACCGGTGTTGTCCTCCTTATCGCCAGCCTGGGTGCCATTTATGCGATTATTCAGTTTTCGTATCGCCCCTTACTCAAACTCAAAGAAGCAGTATTGGATCTGTCGCGCGGCGAAGGGGATCTCACCGCTCGCCTTGACGTGAACGGCAATGATGATTTGGCGCAAATCAGTGACGGCTTCAACCGCTTTGTCGAGAACTTACAAGGCATGATATTGAGCGTCGCCGAGTCGAGTCAGGCGATCTCCGCCAATATCAGTCAGCTTTCCCAAACGACCAGCGAAAACGAATCTGTGCTCGACGCGCACTCCTCTGAAACCGAGCAAGTGGTCACCGCTATCACTCAAATGAGTGAGAGCGCGCGAAACATTGCAGAAAACGTTTCTCAGTCAAACAGCATCACCGCCTCAGCCAGTAAAGAGGCCAACCAGTCACTCAAAGTGGTTGATAACGCTGTCGTCACGGTCAGTGCACTGGTTGATGAAGTGGAAGAAATGTCTGGCCGAATCACCAGCATGAACAAAGATGCGAATCGGATTAGTGACGTGCTGACGGTAATTGGCGAAATTTCCGAACAAACGAATTTGCTGGCGCTCAACGCGGCCATTGAAGCGGCGCGCGCTGGCGAGCAAGGCCGAGGTTTTGCAGTGGTTGCCGATGAAGTGCGTGCCCTCGCCGCTCGCACGCAAAGCAGCACCACGGAAATTTCTGAGATGCTCACCGCGTTACTCGATGGCACCTCGAGTGTGGTCGAAGCCATGGAGAAAACCAAAGAGCAGTGTCAGACCACGGCAGACAAAACCTCAGAAGTGTCCAACAGCTTGACCATCATGAGCTCATCTGTCACCGAAATCGACGATGTGAGCACCCAAATCGCCACGGCCACCGAGCAACAAAGCTCTGTCGCGGAAGAGCTGAGCAAAAACATGCTGTCGATTCGGGATATGGTGAATAAGCTGGTAGACAGTGGCAATCAAACCACCGCGGCCACCAAGTCGCTGACTCACTCGAACGAAGAGTTAGACCGCATGGTTCACAACTTTAAATTGCAATAA
- a CDS encoding exoribonuclease II translates to MFQDNPLLAQLKQQIQETLPKKEGQVKATEKGFGFLEVDDKTSLFIPPPYMKKVLHGDRVEAFVRTEKDREVAEPDTLVEASLDRFIGRVQWIRNRLNVVPDHPQMKDALRAKTQRGLSQDNLKEGDWVVASLIRHPLKGDDNFMCQASEKITDADDKIAPWWVTLAKHNLPNQEPAPKDEWPLLEQGLERRDLTDLPFVTIDSESTKDMDDALYVKANAQGGFTMTVAIADPTAYIDADEALDKVARDRGFTIYLPGRNIPMLPRDLSDDLCSLRANEKRPALCCTFNIAADGTIADDAEFFSAWIQSHGQLAYDKVSDYIEQGEQAAWQPETPAIADQIHQLHQFALARIEWRETHAVTFPDRPDYRFELSEDNDVIAIHTDQRRIANRIVEESMISANICAGRKLRDAFGFGIFNTHAGFNSEKLDDVVELVKAHDGEADSESLATVEGFSALRRWLNSLDTTYLDNRLRRFQAYSEIGHEPAPHYAMGLDVYATWTSPIRKYGDMINHRLLKAIVRGETEANAPADTVGEELAGHRKHHRMAERDVADWLYTRLLKPEVEAQTRYTAEIFDINRAGMRVRLLENGAPAFIPSSLIMDNKTRIACDKETGTVTIDGNIEFKLGDSLEVIIADIKETTRSIVAKPTQVFTLPEASQSE, encoded by the coding sequence ATGTTTCAAGACAATCCCCTGCTAGCACAGCTAAAGCAACAAATCCAAGAAACCTTGCCGAAAAAAGAAGGCCAGGTAAAAGCCACCGAAAAAGGCTTCGGCTTCCTCGAAGTTGATGACAAGACCAGCCTTTTCATTCCGCCTCCTTATATGAAGAAAGTGCTCCACGGTGACCGTGTTGAAGCCTTTGTTCGCACCGAGAAAGACCGCGAAGTGGCTGAGCCGGATACGCTGGTAGAAGCCAGCTTAGATCGCTTTATTGGCCGTGTGCAGTGGATCCGTAATCGTCTCAACGTGGTCCCCGATCACCCGCAAATGAAAGACGCCCTGCGCGCAAAAACGCAGCGTGGCTTGTCGCAAGACAACTTGAAAGAAGGTGACTGGGTCGTCGCGTCCCTCATCCGCCACCCACTGAAAGGCGACGACAACTTTATGTGCCAGGCCAGTGAAAAAATCACCGATGCGGACGATAAAATTGCGCCTTGGTGGGTCACGCTGGCAAAACATAACTTGCCCAACCAAGAGCCGGCCCCAAAAGATGAGTGGCCACTGCTGGAGCAAGGACTCGAACGTCGCGACCTGACTGATTTACCGTTTGTGACCATCGACAGTGAATCCACCAAAGACATGGATGACGCCCTGTACGTCAAAGCCAACGCACAAGGTGGCTTTACCATGACAGTGGCCATTGCCGATCCAACGGCATACATTGATGCCGATGAGGCGCTCGATAAAGTCGCGCGTGACCGCGGGTTCACCATTTATTTGCCTGGGCGCAATATACCAATGCTGCCGCGTGATCTGAGTGATGACTTATGTTCACTGCGAGCTAACGAAAAGCGCCCGGCGCTTTGCTGTACCTTCAATATCGCTGCCGATGGCACTATTGCTGATGACGCAGAGTTCTTCTCGGCTTGGATTCAGTCACATGGCCAGCTGGCCTACGACAAGGTATCTGACTACATCGAACAAGGCGAACAGGCTGCATGGCAACCAGAAACACCGGCCATCGCCGACCAAATTCATCAGCTTCACCAGTTTGCACTTGCTCGCATTGAGTGGCGTGAGACGCATGCGGTGACCTTCCCCGACCGTCCTGATTATCGCTTTGAGCTCAGCGAAGACAACGATGTGATTGCCATCCACACCGATCAGCGCCGCATTGCCAATCGGATCGTGGAAGAGTCGATGATCAGCGCCAACATCTGCGCAGGCCGCAAGCTTCGTGACGCATTCGGGTTTGGTATCTTTAACACACACGCCGGCTTTAACAGTGAAAAGCTCGACGATGTGGTCGAGCTGGTGAAAGCGCACGACGGCGAGGCGGACAGCGAAAGCCTAGCCACCGTCGAAGGCTTCAGCGCACTCCGTCGCTGGTTAAACAGCCTAGATACCACCTATCTCGATAATCGCTTGCGCCGTTTCCAAGCCTACAGCGAAATTGGTCATGAGCCAGCACCACACTACGCGATGGGCCTAGATGTCTACGCCACGTGGACATCACCTATCCGTAAATACGGCGATATGATCAACCACCGCTTGCTTAAAGCGATTGTTCGCGGTGAAACAGAGGCCAATGCCCCGGCCGATACCGTGGGTGAAGAGCTTGCTGGCCATCGTAAGCATCACCGGATGGCCGAGCGCGATGTCGCTGATTGGCTCTATACCCGCTTGCTCAAGCCAGAAGTTGAAGCGCAAACCCGCTACACCGCGGAGATTTTTGACATCAACCGAGCCGGAATGCGTGTACGCTTGCTGGAAAATGGCGCGCCTGCCTTTATTCCATCGTCGTTGATTATGGATAACAAAACGCGGATTGCTTGTGATAAAGAGACGGGCACAGTGACTATCGACGGGAATATTGAGTTCAAGCTCGGTGATAGCCTAGAAGTCATTATCGCCGATATTAAAGAGACAACGCGCTCGATTGTGGCTAAGCCAACCCAAGTATTTACCCTGCCTGAGGCGTCACAGAGCGAATAA
- a CDS encoding TrkH family potassium uptake protein: MINFKNTLRLLGMPILWMGVVQFVFGLLSLFIFRDGVSTDFFYPSLLMMISSLAISWLFRQSKLNQVTFRDALLFSTLTWILVGLLGGIPIELVTGVNFTDATFESISALSTAGATILSGLDNMPASFLLYRQFLQWMGGLGVVIFVVAVLPMLNVGGMRLLKAETPGPIKDEKLSPRISKTAHYLWGVYVVITLVCALAYYMAGMSAYDAIAHSFSTVSTGGFSTHDASMWYFQSHLILMISNVFMLLGAINFGLHFRIFRIGWRGLKLYIDDEESRVFLIVVACLSLMLGFYLFGEARYESLWVSLSFAAFHVVSFITSTGFGAADLSSWPAATALFLVFCAYLGGCSGSTAGGNKMIRDIVTFKIIRRQLHQLVHPSAVIPIRYQDKVVSNDVTQAVMAFMSLAALTTGVFTLLMMMTGLDFWSAFTAVVACINVLGPGFGEVGSNFQPVTDTGIWILNIAMILGRLEYFTVLALFMPHFWRW; this comes from the coding sequence ATGATTAACTTTAAAAATACCCTGCGTCTGCTTGGCATGCCTATTTTATGGATGGGTGTTGTCCAATTTGTTTTTGGACTCTTATCGCTTTTTATTTTCCGCGATGGTGTCTCAACCGACTTCTTTTACCCTTCTTTGCTAATGATGATTTCATCATTGGCCATCTCGTGGCTTTTTCGGCAAAGCAAACTCAATCAGGTCACCTTTCGCGATGCGTTACTGTTTTCGACGCTGACCTGGATATTGGTGGGGTTGCTGGGCGGTATTCCGATAGAGTTGGTCACTGGGGTTAACTTTACTGATGCCACGTTTGAGTCGATCAGTGCTTTGAGTACGGCAGGGGCCACCATTTTAAGTGGCTTGGACAATATGCCTGCTTCGTTCTTGCTCTACCGCCAATTTTTGCAATGGATGGGAGGGCTTGGCGTGGTGATCTTCGTGGTCGCGGTATTGCCAATGCTCAACGTGGGTGGCATGCGGCTATTAAAAGCGGAAACGCCCGGGCCAATCAAAGACGAAAAACTCTCCCCCCGAATCTCAAAAACGGCGCACTATTTGTGGGGGGTATATGTGGTGATCACCCTTGTATGTGCGCTGGCCTATTACATGGCTGGCATGAGTGCGTATGATGCGATTGCCCATAGTTTTTCTACTGTCTCAACCGGTGGGTTTTCTACCCACGATGCCAGCATGTGGTATTTTCAAAGCCACCTTATTTTAATGATTTCTAATGTGTTTATGCTGCTGGGCGCGATCAATTTTGGTTTGCATTTTCGTATTTTCCGTATCGGTTGGCGCGGTTTAAAACTGTATATCGATGATGAAGAGTCACGGGTATTTTTGATTGTGGTGGCGTGCCTGTCTCTGATGTTGGGCTTTTACTTGTTCGGCGAAGCGCGTTATGAATCGCTCTGGGTATCACTAAGCTTTGCGGCGTTCCATGTGGTCTCTTTTATTACCAGTACCGGGTTTGGGGCCGCGGATCTTAGCTCGTGGCCAGCGGCAACCGCCTTATTCTTGGTGTTTTGCGCCTATCTTGGCGGCTGCTCAGGGTCGACTGCCGGCGGCAATAAAATGATCCGTGATATTGTCACTTTTAAAATCATTCGTCGCCAATTACACCAACTGGTACACCCCTCGGCCGTGATCCCGATTCGTTATCAAGACAAGGTGGTCTCGAACGATGTGACTCAAGCGGTGATGGCATTTATGTCGCTGGCAGCGCTGACTACCGGTGTGTTTACCCTATTAATGATGATGACCGGGCTCGATTTTTGGTCGGCATTTACTGCCGTGGTCGCTTGTATCAATGTGCTTGGGCCAGGTTTTGGTGAAGTAGGCAGTAACTTCCAGCCCGTGACAGATACGGGCATTTGGATCCTAAATATTGCCATGATCCTAGGGCGTTTGGAGTATTTCACCGTATTGGCGCTGTTTATGCCGCACTTTTGGCGTTGGTAA
- a CDS encoding DUF3283 family protein, producing MDVNLANLPADEKQKIELDKQAAYAVWKVVNNQAPQTLYQQEASALVDWQREVYLASVEKYRAQPDAFIIPEAASPE from the coding sequence ATGGACGTCAACTTGGCGAATCTACCTGCCGACGAGAAACAAAAAATTGAACTCGATAAACAAGCTGCCTACGCCGTATGGAAGGTAGTGAATAACCAAGCGCCACAAACCCTTTACCAGCAGGAGGCCAGCGCCTTAGTCGATTGGCAGCGCGAGGTGTATCTCGCCAGTGTAGAAAAATACCGTGCACAACCTGACGCCTTTATCATCCCTGAGGCCGCTTCCCCCGAATAA